The Microbacterium sp. SORGH_AS_0428 genome contains the following window.
AATCCGAGCGCGCGGCGCACGTGCTGCAGCGCATGGCCGACGCGGCACAGGGCCGCCACGACATCGTGATCGAGGTGTTCCTCGAACAGGATGCGGAGGGTCCTTTCACGATCATGGCCCGCTTCGACGGGCCGGACGGCTTCGCCCTCGACCGACGCTTCGACGACGAGCGGGGCGTGTTCGACGTCGTCTGGGGTGAGACCGCCTGGGAACCCGATGTTCCCGAGCGGCCCGAGGAATGGACGTTCGACGAGCTCGAAGAGGTGCTCGTCGAACTGGCCGCCGAGTGGCTCGCCCCGCTCGTGCCCGCTGACCCCGCAGGCATCCGCTGGGAGGTCGCTTCGCCCGACGGCGCAACGGACAGCATCCCGCTGGAACCAGCCCGGCCGCGGAGCTGATCGATGAGCACAGACGCCCTCATCCCTCGCGTCCGCATCCCGCTCCCGGACGCCTACGAGATCGACACCGACCACGACCGCATCGACCTGAAGCGGGTGCACGAGTGGTTGTCGACCGACGCGTTCTGGGCGATCGGGCGCTCGTTCGACGTCGTCCAGCGCGCGGCCGCCGCATCGGTCAACTTCGGCGTGTACGACCCGACGGGTGCGCAGGTCGGCTACGCCCGTCTCATCACCGACGGTGTGACCTTCGGGTGGCTGTGCGACGTGTACGTCGCACCCGAGGCACGGGGTCGCGGACTCGGGAAGGCCCTGGCCTCCGCCGTGGTGGATGCGGTGCGCCCGCTCGGCCTGAAACGCCTCATGCTCTCGACCCTCGACGCGCACGAGCTCTACGCCCGCGTGGGTTTCGCGCCGTTCCCCGACCCCGACCGGCTCATGGTCATCGGTGCCTCATGACGGGGGAGAAGCTGAATCCGACCAGCCGGGAGACCGCCGCACACTACATCTGGGGCGAGGTGTCCGAGGGATGGCGCCTGGTCGACGGTCCCGGGCTCTCGGTGATCGAGGAACGGGTGCCCCCGGGCTCGGGGGAGCAGTGGCATGTCCACGACACCGCGCGGCAGTTCTTCTATGTCCTCGAAGGCCGCGCGCATCTGCACACAGCGGACGGGACCGTCGAGTTCTCGGCGGGTGAGGGCGTCGAGGTTCCGGCGGGTCTCCCGCATCGCTTCGCGAACCCCGGGCCCGCGGACGTCCGTTTCCTGGTCGTCAGCGCACCGTCGACGCGCGGTGATCGCCGGGCCGTCGACGCTCCCTGATCCACCAGCTTCACTCCACCTCGGCGACGGCTGTCCGCGGGAGGAGCGGCACCGCCAGCAGGCAGACCGCGACCACGCCCAGCAGCGCCAGGAGCGTCACCGAGACGGCGCCGATGTCCCCGGCGGGTAGGAGCGTGAGGAAGATGCTCGTGACGAGTGCCGATCCGATGCCGTTCGCGACCTGCTGCACGGCGCTCAGCGATCCGCTTGCCGATCCCGCATCCTGCGCGTCGACGTCGCCGAGCGCGGTGTTGAAGATCGAGCTGAAACAGATTCCCGCCCCGATGCCCATGAACAGCGTCGATACGGCGAGCTGCCACCACGCCACACCGGTGCCGGCGACCGTGACGAACAGGAGCATGAGGCCGACTCCGGCGAGCACGGCCACCAGGCCGAGGACGACGAGTTTCCGGGCGAGCGTGACGATGAGAGCCGCGGCGACGCCGGAGCCTCCCATGATGCCGATCGTGAGCGGGATGAGGCTGAGCGAGGTCTGGGTCGGGGTGTAGCCGAGGCTGAACTGGAAGAACAGCGAGATGACGTACATCAGTCCGCTGAAGGCGGCGAAGACGAGCAGACCGACGATCAGACCCGCGGTGAATCCGCGGTTCGCGAGCAGACTGCGAGCCAGCAGCGGCTCAGAGGTGGTGGCCTGCCGCCATACGAAGCCGGCGAAGACGACCGCGCCGGCGCCGATCGACACGAGCGCGAGCATGCTCCAACCCTCGCTGGACCCCTCGATGAGGCCGAACAGGATGGCGAACAGCGAGACCACGAGCAGGACGCTGCCCCATACGTCGATGCGGGTTGCCGGTCGCGCGGGAACGTGGGGCAGATACTTCACCGCCATGACCAGCGCGATCGCACCCAGGACGAGGTTGATGAGGAAGACCGGTCGCCACTGCAGGCCGAACAGATCCGCGTCGATGAGCAGGCCCCCGAGGATGGGGCCTGCCACCGCGAAGACGCCGAGCATGGGAGCGAAGACGCCGAACGCCTTCTGCAGCATCGGCTTGGGGAAGGTGGCCGTCATGATCGCCATGCCCTGAGGGATGAGGAACGCTCCGAACAGGCCCTGACCCACGCGTGCGGCGACGAGCATCTCCGGCGTAGGGGCGAGCCCGGCGACAGCAGATGCGGCGATGAACCCGCTCATTCCGATCAGGAAGGTGCCGCGTTGACCGAACTTGTCTCCCACCTTCCCTCCGAGCACGAGAAGGGAGCCGAGCGCCAGCGCGTACGCGGCCCCCAGCCACTTGATGAGGCTCTCGTCGGCGCCGAGGTCGGCGACGATCGAGGGCGCGGCGATGTTGGTGATGGTCGAATCGACGAGGTCCATCGCATCCGCGAGGAGGACGACGATAAGGGTCAACCACACGCCCTTCGTGGTCAGGGTGGGGGAAACGGGCGGCTGAGACATGCGAGCTCCAATCGAGACGAACGCGATCGTAACGAACATGTTCGTCACGATCAAGTGCGTATAGTCGGACCATGAGTCGACCCGAGCCCGTCAGTCGTCGTGCCCGACCTGCAAAGCCCCCGCTCTCCCGAGGGGCAATCCTCGACGCCGCGGTCGCTGTGGTGCAGAAGGAAGGTGCGGCCAAGCTGACGATGCGCAGGCTCGCGTCCGAGCTCGACACCGGTCCCGCCTCGCTCTACGTTTACGTGAAGAACACGACGGAGCTGAACGCCCTCTTGATCGATCGTCACCTCGGTGAGCTCGACCTCACGTGGGGGGAGAGCGAACCGTGGCGCGATCGCCTCGAGCGCGTGCTCGACGACTACGCGCGGTTGTTGGCGAGCCAGCCCGGACTCGCCGCAGCGGCGCTGGTGACATGGCCCGATGGTGCGCACTACCTCGACCTGCTCGAACTCCTCATGCGTCTGCTGCGATCGGCGGGGGTGACGGGGGAGCGAGCGGCGCGCGGCGTCGATCTGCTGCTGCAGTACGCCACCGCATCCGCCGCGGAATGGGCGGCGCGCGCAGGCGGCGAACAAGAGTTGTCGGATCTCGCAGAGATTCTGGATGCGGCCGACCCGCACCGCCATCCCGAGCTGCACGCGGCCGGCGCGGCGCTGTTCACCGCGGGCAGCCCCGAGGAACGCACCCGCTGGGCGACGCGCGCCATCGTGGACGGCATCCTGGCGAGCGCGCCGGGCGGGGCCTGATCCCGCGAATCCCACAGGCCGATCAGTGGGCGAGCGTGCACCCTGGCGCGGTGACCCTAGGATGGCGCGCGTGAGCGTCGACACCGCCCCCTTGACCGCGCGGATCGATCGTCGACGGCTCCGCGACTACCGCCGCTCGCTTCCGTCCACCGTTCGTCCGCGGTTGGCCGGCATCCTCGCGCGCGTCGTGCTTCTCATCGTCTTCCCGCTGGCGCTGCTCGTGATGTGGCTGGTGATCATCGACGGGTCGTTCTTCGCGGACGGCGACGGGGAGCTGATCGTCATCCTCTTCCCTCTCGCGATACCACCCGTGATCGGCGTCGTGGTGTTCGCGCGCGCGATCCGCCGCAGATCGGGCGTGCGTCAGTACCGACTGAACGGCTTCGCCGAGGCCAATGGATTCACCTACGAGCCGTACGCGTCGGCCCCGCCCCTGCCGGGGATGATCTTCACGCGCCCGGGGCAGTCGTCCGCGTTCGTCACTGACATCCTCCGGCGGCGTGCGGGGTACGCGCTGGAGATCGGCAATCACACGTGCACCACGGGCTCGGGCAGGAGCACGACGACCTATCGATGGGGGTACGCGGCGATCC
Protein-coding sequences here:
- a CDS encoding DUF6389 family protein; the encoded protein is MSDDYRSRLRPLLSAESERAAHVLQRMADAAQGRHDIVIEVFLEQDAEGPFTIMARFDGPDGFALDRRFDDERGVFDVVWGETAWEPDVPERPEEWTFDELEEVLVELAAEWLAPLVPADPAGIRWEVASPDGATDSIPLEPARPRS
- a CDS encoding GNAT family N-acetyltransferase; this encodes MSTDALIPRVRIPLPDAYEIDTDHDRIDLKRVHEWLSTDAFWAIGRSFDVVQRAAAASVNFGVYDPTGAQVGYARLITDGVTFGWLCDVYVAPEARGRGLGKALASAVVDAVRPLGLKRLMLSTLDAHELYARVGFAPFPDPDRLMVIGAS
- a CDS encoding cupin domain-containing protein; protein product: MTGEKLNPTSRETAAHYIWGEVSEGWRLVDGPGLSVIEERVPPGSGEQWHVHDTARQFFYVLEGRAHLHTADGTVEFSAGEGVEVPAGLPHRFANPGPADVRFLVVSAPSTRGDRRAVDAP
- a CDS encoding TetR/AcrR family transcriptional regulator encodes the protein MSRPEPVSRRARPAKPPLSRGAILDAAVAVVQKEGAAKLTMRRLASELDTGPASLYVYVKNTTELNALLIDRHLGELDLTWGESEPWRDRLERVLDDYARLLASQPGLAAAALVTWPDGAHYLDLLELLMRLLRSAGVTGERAARGVDLLLQYATASAAEWAARAGGEQELSDLAEILDAADPHRHPELHAAGAALFTAGSPEERTRWATRAIVDGILASAPGGA
- a CDS encoding MFS transporter; its protein translation is MSQPPVSPTLTTKGVWLTLIVVLLADAMDLVDSTITNIAAPSIVADLGADESLIKWLGAAYALALGSLLVLGGKVGDKFGQRGTFLIGMSGFIAASAVAGLAPTPEMLVAARVGQGLFGAFLIPQGMAIMTATFPKPMLQKAFGVFAPMLGVFAVAGPILGGLLIDADLFGLQWRPVFLINLVLGAIALVMAVKYLPHVPARPATRIDVWGSVLLVVSLFAILFGLIEGSSEGWSMLALVSIGAGAVVFAGFVWRQATTSEPLLARSLLANRGFTAGLIVGLLVFAAFSGLMYVISLFFQFSLGYTPTQTSLSLIPLTIGIMGGSGVAAALIVTLARKLVVLGLVAVLAGVGLMLLFVTVAGTGVAWWQLAVSTLFMGIGAGICFSSIFNTALGDVDAQDAGSASGSLSAVQQVANGIGSALVTSIFLTLLPAGDIGAVSVTLLALLGVVAVCLLAVPLLPRTAVAEVE